Proteins encoded in a region of the Anopheles ziemanni chromosome 2, idAnoZiCoDA_A2_x.2, whole genome shotgun sequence genome:
- the LOC131293309 gene encoding uncharacterized protein LOC131293309 — protein MSETQFVCELCQQHYSTFEILMTHNRLKHYHTIKFGCGYCNETFRSEDDLYCHFVLTHHIDPCGNPTSGERVHRRSHTNSEASDEYEDQPCGQMRLISESDDGSLVESSSAEGEFDEDEDCASSDEESDPELNYNELYMRRKRSAMTQEEISELTDVFKKTVQATYTTKFRF, from the exons ATGTCCGAAACGCAA TTCGTGTGCGAACTGTGCCAACAGCACTACTCCACCTTCGAGATCCTGATGACGCACAACCGCCTTAAGCACTACCATACCATAAAGTTCGGCTGCGGCTACTGCAACGAAACGTTCCGCAGCGAGGACGACCTATACTGCCACTTCGTCCTGACGCACCACATCGATCCGTGCGGGAATCCGACGTCGGGTGAACGGGTTCACCGCCGTTCTCACACCAACAGTGAGGCTTCGGACGAGTACGAGGATCAACCGTGTGGACAGATGCGGCTGATCAGTGAAAGTGATGATGGTTCGCTGGTCGAGAGCAGTAGTGCCGAGGGTGAGTTTGATGAGGATGAAGATTGTGCTAGCAGTGACGAGGAAAGTGACCCGGAGCTGAACTACAACGAGCTGTACATGAGACGCAAACGGAGCGCCATGACACAGGAGGAAATCTCCGAGCTAACGGACGTGTTTAAGAAGACGGTTCAGGCAACCTACACGACAAAGTTCCGGTTCTAG